The following are encoded in a window of Mycobacterium sp. ELW1 genomic DNA:
- the pks13 gene encoding polyketide synthase Pks13 (Pks13 is a key enzyme in mycolic acid biosynthesis.), producing the protein MSESHTPETPETPNTPARTDMTVPEMREWLRNWVANATGQAPDAVDESTPMVELGLSSRDAVAMASDIEDLTGVTLTATVAFRHPTIESLATVIIEGEPEVEFDADGEDWSRAADVEDIAIVGVATRFPGDLNTPGEMWQALLEGRDAITDLPEGRWSEFLAEPRIAERVAKAATRGGYLTDIKGFDAEFFALSKMEADNIDPQQRMALELTWEALENARIPASSLRGANVGVYIGSTNNDYQFLAVADPTTAHPYAITGTTSSIIPNRVSYFYDFRGPSMSLDTACSSSLVATHQGVRALRSGETDVALVGGVNAMITPLATIGFDEVGGVLAPDGRIKSFSSDADGYSRSEGGGMLVLKRVSDARRDGDEILAIIAGSAVNHDGRSNGMLAPNPDAQAEVLRKAYKDAGINPRTVDYVEAHGTGTILGDPMEADALGRVIGRGRSADQPALLGAVKSNLGHLESAAGAASLAKVALSLSRNKIPPSINYAGPNPYIDFDAIRLRVVEKVTDWPRYSGHAIAGVSGFGFGGANAHLVVREVLPSDLVEPQEESAPVDENGAANADAVYVGGVRMDEYGEFVNAEDEDVAEEYASAVAYDDEPDLPGLTDEALELIEAARAEWEASEKPVPVVPLAISGFLTSRKRAAAAELADWIDSPAGRAASLESIGRSLSRRNHGRSRAVVMAHDHDEAIKGLRAIADGKQSPLVYSADGPVTNGPVWVLAGFGAQHRKMGKSLYLREPVFAEWINKVDAHIQDERGYSVVELILDDAIDYTNETCEYPIEVVQTVIFAIQIALGELLKHHGAKPGAVVGQSLGEAAAAYFSGGLSLADATRTICSRAHLMGEGEAMLFGEYIRLMALVEYSADEIKTVFSDYPGLEVCVYAAPTQTVIGGPPDQIDAIIARAESEGKFARKLQTKGASHTQQMDPLLGELSAEIQGIEARPLHTGYFSTVHEGSYIRPGGEPIHDVEYWKKGLRHSVYFTHGIRNAVDNGHTTFLELAPNPVALMQVGLTTAAAGLHDGQLIATLARKQDEVESMLAAMAQLYVYGHDLDFRTLFDSGEYADIPPTRFKRKPYWLDAQFTGDSSVMMPGNHVATPDGRHVWEYSPKGQADLAALVKSAAAQVLPDAKLTASEQRAVPGDGARLVTTLTRHPGGASVQVHARIDESFTLVYDAVVTRGGAVSALPSAVATGVAVTTPATEVPTDEPGDDAEILQDNLTAGAGLAAGFAKWSPDSGETIGQRLGAIVGGAMGYEPEDLPWEVPLIELGLDSLMAVRIKNRVEYDFDMPPIQLTAVRDANLYAVEKLIEYAIEHRDEVEALAESQKGKTAEEIAAAQAELMGGASTVAELEAKLAEAGHPIATETEAQAEPNIPPPPTDPAGPGAKSTAAAAAAKVLTQEAVTEALGADVPPRDAAERVTFATWAIVTGKSPGGIFNELPAVTDETATKLADRLSERAEGTISVDDVKSATTIEALATIVRAQLEDGVVDGFVRILRAPKEGSTHVPVFVFHPAGGSTVVYEPLLKRLPADTPVYGLERVEGSIEERAAEYVPKLMEIGGKGPYILTGWSLGGALAYACAVGLKRNGCDVRFVGLIDTVRAGEEVPQTKEEIRARWDRYAVFASRTFNVEIPEIPYEQLEQLDDEGQVRFVLDTVKEAGVDIPGGIIEHQRTSYLDNRALDTANIEPYDGHVTLYMADRYHDDAIMFEPRYAVRQPDGGWGEFVSDLEIVPIGGEHIQAIDEPYIAKVGAHLSEAINRIDAEENESK; encoded by the coding sequence ATGTCTGAATCACACACGCCCGAAACGCCCGAAACGCCCAACACTCCCGCCCGCACCGACATGACGGTGCCGGAGATGCGCGAATGGTTGCGCAACTGGGTGGCCAATGCGACCGGGCAGGCGCCCGACGCGGTCGACGAGTCCACCCCGATGGTGGAGTTGGGGCTGTCCTCGCGGGACGCGGTCGCCATGGCCAGCGATATCGAAGATCTCACCGGTGTGACGCTGACCGCGACGGTGGCCTTCCGCCACCCGACCATCGAGTCGCTCGCCACGGTGATCATCGAAGGTGAGCCCGAGGTCGAGTTCGACGCCGACGGCGAGGATTGGTCGCGTGCCGCCGATGTCGAGGACATCGCGATCGTCGGCGTCGCCACCCGGTTCCCCGGGGACCTGAACACGCCGGGCGAAATGTGGCAGGCGCTGCTCGAGGGCCGCGACGCGATCACCGACCTGCCCGAGGGTCGCTGGTCGGAGTTCCTCGCCGAGCCGCGCATCGCCGAACGCGTTGCCAAGGCCGCCACCCGCGGTGGCTACCTCACCGACATCAAGGGCTTCGACGCCGAGTTCTTCGCGCTGTCGAAGATGGAAGCCGACAACATCGACCCGCAGCAGCGGATGGCGCTCGAGCTCACCTGGGAGGCGCTCGAGAACGCCCGCATCCCCGCGTCCAGCCTGCGCGGCGCCAACGTCGGTGTCTACATCGGCTCGACCAACAACGACTACCAGTTCCTCGCCGTGGCCGATCCGACCACCGCGCACCCGTATGCGATCACCGGCACGACAAGCTCGATCATCCCCAACCGGGTGTCCTACTTCTACGACTTCCGCGGTCCCTCAATGTCTTTGGACACCGCGTGCTCGAGCTCGCTGGTCGCGACCCATCAGGGTGTGAGGGCGCTGCGGTCCGGTGAGACCGATGTGGCGCTGGTCGGCGGTGTGAACGCGATGATCACCCCGCTGGCGACCATCGGCTTCGACGAGGTCGGCGGTGTGCTCGCACCCGACGGCCGGATCAAGTCGTTCTCGTCTGATGCCGACGGCTATTCGCGCTCCGAGGGCGGCGGCATGCTGGTGCTCAAGCGGGTGAGCGACGCCCGCCGCGACGGTGACGAGATCCTCGCGATCATCGCGGGCAGTGCGGTCAACCATGACGGCCGGTCCAACGGCATGCTTGCGCCCAACCCGGACGCGCAGGCGGAGGTGCTTCGCAAGGCCTACAAGGACGCCGGAATCAACCCGCGCACCGTGGATTACGTCGAGGCGCACGGAACCGGAACGATTCTGGGTGACCCGATGGAGGCCGACGCACTCGGTCGCGTCATCGGTCGCGGCCGTTCCGCGGATCAGCCTGCATTGCTGGGTGCGGTGAAGTCCAACCTCGGTCACCTGGAGTCGGCCGCTGGTGCGGCCAGCCTGGCCAAGGTGGCATTGTCGTTGAGCCGCAACAAGATTCCGCCGTCGATCAACTACGCCGGCCCCAACCCGTACATCGACTTCGACGCGATCCGGCTGCGGGTGGTCGAGAAGGTCACCGACTGGCCCCGCTACAGCGGCCATGCGATCGCCGGTGTCTCCGGATTCGGTTTCGGCGGCGCCAACGCCCACCTGGTGGTGCGCGAGGTGTTGCCGTCGGATCTGGTTGAACCGCAGGAGGAATCCGCACCGGTCGACGAGAACGGCGCGGCCAACGCCGACGCCGTCTATGTCGGCGGGGTCCGGATGGACGAGTACGGCGAGTTCGTCAACGCCGAGGACGAGGATGTGGCCGAGGAGTATGCGTCGGCCGTCGCATACGACGACGAGCCGGATTTGCCCGGTCTGACCGATGAGGCGCTGGAGCTGATCGAGGCCGCACGCGCCGAGTGGGAGGCGTCGGAGAAGCCTGTTCCCGTTGTGCCGCTGGCTATTTCGGGCTTCCTGACCTCGCGCAAACGCGCGGCAGCGGCTGAGCTGGCAGACTGGATCGACAGCCCGGCGGGCCGCGCGGCGTCGCTGGAGTCCATCGGCCGTTCGCTGTCGCGGCGCAATCACGGCCGTTCGCGCGCCGTCGTGATGGCGCACGATCACGATGAGGCGATCAAGGGCCTGCGCGCCATCGCCGACGGCAAGCAGAGTCCGCTGGTGTACAGCGCCGACGGCCCGGTCACCAATGGACCGGTGTGGGTGCTGGCCGGATTCGGTGCCCAGCATCGCAAGATGGGCAAGAGCCTGTATCTGCGCGAGCCGGTGTTCGCCGAGTGGATCAACAAGGTCGACGCGCACATCCAGGACGAGCGCGGCTACTCGGTCGTCGAGCTGATCCTCGACGACGCGATCGACTACACCAACGAGACCTGCGAATACCCCATCGAAGTGGTCCAGACGGTGATCTTCGCGATCCAGATCGCCCTCGGCGAACTACTCAAGCACCATGGCGCGAAACCCGGTGCGGTGGTGGGACAGTCGCTCGGTGAGGCGGCCGCCGCCTACTTCTCCGGCGGCCTGTCGCTGGCCGACGCCACCCGCACCATCTGCTCGCGCGCACACCTCATGGGTGAAGGCGAGGCGATGCTGTTCGGTGAGTACATCCGGCTGATGGCGCTGGTCGAGTACTCGGCCGACGAGATCAAGACGGTGTTCTCCGATTACCCGGGCCTGGAGGTGTGCGTCTACGCCGCCCCCACCCAGACGGTCATCGGCGGGCCGCCGGATCAGATCGACGCGATCATCGCCCGCGCCGAATCCGAGGGCAAGTTCGCCCGCAAGCTCCAGACCAAGGGCGCCAGCCACACTCAGCAGATGGACCCGCTGCTCGGTGAGCTGTCCGCCGAGATCCAGGGCATCGAGGCGCGGCCGCTGCACACCGGCTACTTCTCGACTGTGCACGAGGGCAGCTACATCCGTCCGGGCGGCGAGCCGATCCACGATGTGGAGTACTGGAAGAAGGGACTGCGGCACAGCGTCTACTTCACCCACGGCATTCGCAACGCCGTCGACAACGGCCACACCACGTTCCTTGAGCTGGCGCCGAACCCGGTGGCGCTCATGCAGGTTGGTCTGACCACCGCAGCCGCCGGACTGCATGACGGGCAGTTGATCGCGACGCTGGCCCGTAAGCAGGACGAGGTCGAGTCGATGCTGGCCGCGATGGCGCAGCTCTACGTCTACGGGCACGATCTCGATTTCCGGACTCTCTTTGATTCGGGTGAGTACGCCGACATTCCGCCCACCCGGTTCAAGCGCAAGCCGTATTGGCTGGACGCACAGTTCACCGGCGACAGCTCGGTGATGATGCCGGGCAACCACGTGGCCACCCCCGACGGTCGGCACGTCTGGGAGTACTCGCCGAAGGGGCAGGCCGACCTGGCTGCACTGGTGAAATCTGCTGCGGCACAGGTTCTTCCGGACGCCAAGCTGACGGCATCCGAGCAGCGCGCGGTGCCTGGGGACGGCGCCCGCCTGGTCACCACGCTGACCCGCCATCCGGGCGGCGCCTCGGTGCAGGTGCATGCGCGGATCGACGAGTCCTTCACGCTGGTCTATGACGCCGTCGTCACCCGGGGCGGCGCGGTGTCGGCTCTGCCGTCCGCGGTCGCCACCGGTGTCGCGGTCACCACTCCGGCCACCGAGGTCCCCACCGACGAGCCGGGCGATGACGCGGAAATCTTGCAGGACAACCTGACCGCGGGTGCCGGCCTGGCCGCCGGCTTTGCCAAGTGGTCGCCGGATTCGGGTGAGACCATCGGCCAGCGACTGGGCGCGATCGTCGGCGGCGCCATGGGTTACGAGCCCGAGGACCTGCCGTGGGAGGTCCCGCTGATCGAGCTGGGCCTGGATTCGCTGATGGCGGTGCGGATCAAGAACCGCGTCGAGTACGACTTCGATATGCCGCCGATTCAGTTGACGGCGGTGCGCGACGCCAATCTCTACGCCGTCGAGAAGCTCATCGAATACGCGATCGAGCACCGTGACGAAGTCGAGGCACTGGCCGAGAGTCAGAAGGGCAAGACGGCCGAGGAGATCGCCGCCGCCCAGGCCGAGCTGATGGGCGGCGCCAGCACGGTCGCCGAACTCGAGGCCAAGCTCGCCGAGGCCGGTCACCCGATCGCGACCGAGACCGAGGCGCAGGCCGAGCCGAATATCCCACCGCCACCGACAGATCCGGCCGGCCCGGGCGCGAAGTCCACTGCTGCGGCAGCGGCTGCCAAGGTCCTGACCCAGGAGGCTGTCACCGAAGCCCTCGGCGCCGACGTGCCGCCCCGCGATGCCGCGGAGCGGGTGACGTTCGCGACGTGGGCAATCGTCACCGGCAAGTCGCCTGGCGGCATCTTCAACGAGCTGCCCGCCGTCACCGACGAGACCGCCACCAAGCTGGCCGACCGGCTCTCCGAGCGCGCCGAAGGCACGATCAGTGTCGACGACGTGAAGTCCGCCACGACGATCGAGGCACTGGCCACCATCGTGCGGGCCCAGCTCGAAGACGGTGTGGTCGACGGGTTCGTCCGTATCCTGCGTGCCCCGAAAGAGGGCAGCACGCACGTGCCGGTGTTCGTGTTCCACCCGGCCGGCGGGTCGACCGTGGTCTACGAGCCGCTGCTCAAGCGGCTACCCGCTGACACCCCGGTCTACGGTCTGGAGCGCGTCGAGGGCTCCATCGAGGAGCGTGCGGCCGAGTACGTGCCCAAGCTGATGGAGATCGGCGGCAAGGGCCCCTACATCCTCACCGGCTGGTCGCTGGGCGGGGCGCTGGCCTACGCCTGCGCGGTAGGCCTCAAGCGCAACGGCTGCGACGTCCGCTTCGTCGGTCTGATCGACACGGTGCGCGCCGGCGAGGAGGTGCCGCAGACCAAGGAGGAGATCCGGGCCCGCTGGGACCGCTACGCGGTGTTCGCCTCGCGGACCTTCAACGTCGAGATCCCCGAAATCCCTTACGAGCAGCTCGAACAACTCGACGACGAAGGTCAGGTGCGGTTCGTCCTGGACACCGTCAAAGAGGCGGGGGTCGACATCCCCGGCGGCATCATCGAGCACCAGCGGACGTCCTACCTGGACAACCGGGCCCTGGATACCGCCAACATCGAGCCCTACGACGGACACGTCACGCTCTACATGGCGGACCGCTATCACGACGACGCGATCATGTTCGAACCGCGCTACGCCGTCCGCCAGCCTGACGGTGGCTGGGGTGAGTTCGTGTCGGACCTGGAGATCGTGCCCATCGGGGGCGAGCACATCCAGGCCATCGACGAGCCGTACATCGCCAAGGTCGGGGCTCATCTGAGCGAAGCGATCAACCGTATCGACGCCGAGGAGAACGAGTCCAAGTGA